Part of the Candidatus Fusobacterium pullicola genome, GATTTATCCATTTATTACAAAATCTAATAATATCTCTATGAGAACGGTAATTTATATCTAAATTAATTTTCTTACATCTTCCTTTTTCAAATCTCTCTGGAAATCTTAAGATATTTCTTACAGTAGCTCCTCTAAATCTATATATTCCTTGGTCATCATCACCAACTACACAGATATTCTCTCTCTTTTCTCCCAATAAAAATATGATTTTCTCTTGAATACTATTTGTATCTTGATACTCATCTATCATTATATACTCTATCTTCTCTTGTAGTTTTTTTGCTACCTCTTCTATATGTAAAATCCTATAAAGCTCTCTCTGTATAGTAGTAAAATCCATCATATTTTCCTCTACTAACATCTCGTGATATACCCTATGAGCCTCTTTTAGAAATAGTATTTTCCTATTCTCTGTTCTAATATTATCTAATCTTTTTCCCTCTTCGTTTATCTTATTTAACCACTCCAATATCTTTTTACTTCTTTCCCAACTATTTATCCCCGGTATATCCCTAAAAAACTCTCTATATCCCTCTATCTCACTAAATCTTTTTATTCTACTATATATAAAGAAATGTTGGTCAATATCATCTAACACCCTATATCCATCTCTAAAGAAAGAGTACTCTATATTCTCATCTATAAGTCTTAAAAAGATAGAATGAAGAGTTCCTATATACATCTCATTTATATTTATCTTCTCATTTTTCTCTTTTATTCTCTCAGATATCCTTACAAGTAACTCTCTAGCTGATTTTTCAGTAAAAGTTGAAAGAAATATATTCTCTGGCTTAACTTTTTTCTCTACTAAAAGATGTATAGCTCTCTCTACCAACGTTCTAGTCTTTCCAGAGCCCGGTCCAGATATTAATAGTACTGGTCCCTCTGTAGTTACTACTGCTTCATACTGTTTCTCATTTAACTCCATTCTCTCTTCCTCCTACCACTCTATTCAAATTTAATTATACCATATATCTATACATTTACTAACCTAAATTTCTATTAGTTCTATATATAGAAAAATTTTTCTATTTTTTAATATTCTTAATCAAATTCCTCTTGAATTTTTCTTTAAAAAGGGGTATCATCATCTTATGTGATTAATTTATTTGGGGTGAAAAATTGAAAGTTTTACATGGACTTTTATTGAATTGGATGTGTATGCTATGTTTTTTGGGGGGATTTATTAATACTGTAAGTATTGCAAAATATTCCTATACAGTTTCTCATTTTACTGGTCATGTTTCTAAAATAGCTATCAATATCGGGGAAGCTCATTTTTTAGAAGTTTTTAAAATTTTATCTATCATAATTGTCTTTGTTATAGGTTCTACTATTTCAGGTTTCTTAGTTGATGGAAGAGAGTTTAATTTAAGAAGAAGATATGGTTTTTCTATGCTTATACTTGGTCTTGGACTTCTACTACTCTACCTTACAGTTAAAGATACTTGGTTGTTTTTCTACTATCTTCCATTTATGTTGGGAGTACAAAATGGCCTCTTTATTTCATACAAAGGAGTTGTTGTTAGAACTAGTCATGTCAGTGGAATTATTACAGATGCTGGAGTATATTTAGGTCATTATTTGAAAGGAAAAAAAGAGGATAAATGGAAGATTTATTTCTGTCTTACAAGTATTTCAATGTTTTTACTTGGAAGTTTTTTTGGAATAGAATCTTACTTTTTATTAAAAGATAGAGCTTTTGTTATAGCAGGTTTTGGTTACATCACTGTTGCTTGTATTTATTTCTCTTTAAGACATAGATATAGGCATGTTTTACATCTTACTGATGCACACTACCATTTTCAATAATTACAGATAAAAAGCTAAGGAGAAAATCCTTAGCTTTTTGTATTCTATAATCAATATATTAAAATAAATCTCTCCAATATTTAACTTTATTTTTCCAAACGTAGCTATACTCATCAATCAAATCTGCTACCTCTTTTGATTTTATCCCAGTTAATAGTTCTACATCATGGGTTACTATTCCCATTTATCCCTCTGCTATTCCTGTTTCATTAGTTATCATATCATTGCTACAAAACGGAACTGGTGACTTACTAAAATCCCCATCTATTGTTTCTGGAATATATAAATTTTCCAAATATTCCTTAAACTCTTTTGAATTCACAGGAACATATTTAAACTTTTCTCTTCCAATCTTTTTAATCCTAGCTTTTAACTAAGAATAAGAGAGATTTTTTCATTTAACTACTATTTCTTTTTATTTTTTAATTTTTCAAGTAAAGCTTCATCAATATCAACATCATTTTCTTTTGAAATGTCTGGAATAGTTCTTTCCATAGGAATTACTCCTATTCCCATAACAATTTCATAAGGTAATGATACTCTAAATGTTTTTAACTTTTTTAACATATCCTCTACTTTTTCTTCTGGAAGACTCAATAAAAATATACAATCTGTTCCTGGCCAAATTTGAGTATTCTTATGTTTTAACTTTTCACTCCAAACACTTTCTACCTTTCTTTGTACAGTATAGAAATGAAAGTGTATATCATCAAAAAATTCTTCTAACATTGATTTATGTGACTCGTTAATATAGATCATCATTAATTTAAAATTTTCAAATTTTTTCATATGTTATCCCCCACTATTCTGCCTTTTTATTAAAAAGTTTCTTTAAAAAATTTGCAACCTTTTCAATGAAATCCTCTACTAGTGTAAATAATATTGGTATAACAACTAGTGTAAGTAAAGTTGAGAATGTAAGTCCACACATTACAGTAATAGCCATTCCTCTGTATACCTCTGATCCTTCTCCTATTCCTAAAGAAAGTGGTAACATTCCTAAAACTGTTGTCATTGTTGTCATAAGTATTGGTCTAAGTCTTGTTCTACATGATTCTAAAACAGCTTCTGTTCTATTGCTTCCTCTCTCTATTGTAAGTTG contains:
- a CDS encoding DUF1275 domain-containing protein — translated: MLCFLGGFINTVSIAKYSYTVSHFTGHVSKIAINIGEAHFLEVFKILSIIIVFVIGSTISGFLVDGREFNLRRRYGFSMLILGLGLLLLYLTVKDTWLFFYYLPFMLGVQNGLFISYKGVVVRTSHVSGIITDAGVYLGHYLKGKKEDKWKIYFCLTSISMFLLGSFFGIESYFLLKDRAFVIAGFGYITVACIYFSLRHRYRHVLHLTDAHYHFQ